A region of Cryptococcus decagattii chromosome 3, complete sequence DNA encodes the following proteins:
- a CDS encoding methylenetetrahydrofolate reductase, which translates to MPHLTSLIATHNGPFHNYEFFPPLTDPGFVNLLDRIRRLTSPPFQAPLAVSVTWGAGGSTAERSLELAQQIVGMGVEVILHLTCTNMPKDKVDWALQRCKVLGISNILALRGDPPREEEYAINPTSTPDFFKHADDLVRYIRQTHGDYFCIGVAGYPNPHPDSESEEEDFKWFKAKCDAGADFIVTQLFYDVDVFSEWVKTCRAKEINQPIIPGIMPIQNYASFRRLVNLTKCPVPDSITSDLQPISSDDATVKRYGAELATKMVKQIIESGLVPGVHFCTLNLEKSVRTILDNLGWSATSKTSPSDGVVKNKLIQDDSLVVNGIQINGKAGKTQNPAKDLSISSSEANQLAQLGLTSTTLPPAPKTGLSAQGAIGEDSWDEFPNGRFTDVRSPAYGEIDGWGSGLKITAAQALKEWGVPVSTSDLSALFTAYLHSDPNHLTTPFCDLPLSPESHMILPHLLALNSAKVQHWTVGSQPAVDAAKSEDGVVGWGPRGGYVFQKAFVEFFVTEDEVNRLTKKVEKEGKGLITMYAANRKGTFRTNTDKDSVNAVTWGVFPGQEIAQSTIIEETSFLAWKEEAFDIWTEWSLLYPRNTPSRKLLEGIANEWWLVSLIHHDYKDQDALWRFLLEDLQ; encoded by the exons ATGCCCCATCTCACATCCCTCATAGCCACGCACAATGGCCCATTCCACAACTACGAGTTCTTCCCACCACTCACAGACCCCGGTTTCGTGAACCTCCTCGACCGTATCCGCCGACTCACTTCTCCACCCTTCCAAGCCCCCCTTGCAGTCTCCGTGACATGGGGCGCTGGCGGTTCAACAGCCGAGAGGAGTCTCGAGCTTGCACAACAGATTGTGGGTATGGGTGTGGAGGTCATCTTGCATCTCACCTGCACCAACATGCCCAAGGACAAGGTCGACTGGGCTCTCCAA AGATGTAAAGTCCTCGGTATCTCCAACATTCTTGCTCTCCGAGGCGATCCTCCCAGAGAAGAGGAATACGCAATCAACCCTACTTCAACTCCCGATTTCTTCAAGCACGCCGATGATCTCGTCCGCTACATCCGTCAGACGCACGGCGACTACTTTTGTATCGGCGTTGCTGGCTATCCTAATCCGCACCCCGATTCAGAAtcagaggaggaggatttCAAGTGGTTTAAGGCAAAGTGCGACGCCGGTGCCGACTTTATTGTCACGCAATTGTTTTACGACGTCGACGTATTTTCGGAGTGGGTCAAGACTTGCCGTGCCAAGG AAATCAACCAACCCATAATCCCCGGAATCATGCCCATCCAAAACTATGCGTCTTTCCGACGACTAGTGAACCTCACCAAATGCCCCGTCCCCGACAGCATTACCTCTGATCTCCAGCCCATTTCCTCTGACGATGCCACTGTCAAGCGCTACGGTGCCGAACTCGCCACCAAGATGGTCAAGCAAATCATTGAATCTGGCCTTGTTCCTGGTGTCCACTTCTGTACACTCAACTTGGAGAAGAGTGTGAGGACGATTTTGGACAATCTGGGTTGGTCAGCGACCAGCAAGACGAGCCCGAGTGACGGTGTGGTGAAAAATAAACTCATCCAGGATGATAGCCTGGTGGTAAATGGTATCCAAATCAACGGCAAGGCTGGTAAAACTCAAAATCCCGCAAAGgacctctccatctcttcctccgaAGCAAACCAGCTTGCGCAACTCGGTCTCACCTCCACTACCCTCCCCCCTGCACCAAAGACCGGTCTCAGTGCTCAGGGAGCTATCGGCGAAGATAGCTGGGACGAATTCCCCAACGGTCGATTCACCGACGTCCGATCACCCGCTTACGGTGAGATTGACGGTTGGGGTAGCGGTCTCAAGATCACCGCTGCCCAAGCGCTCAAAGAATGGGGTGTACCCGTTTCCACCTCTGATCTCTCGGCCCTGTTCACAGCTTACCTCCATTCAGACCCAAATCATCTCACAACCCCGTTTTGTGacctccctctctcccctGAATCACACATGATCCTCCCTCACCTACTTGCGCTTAACTCTGCCAAGGTCCAGCACTGGACGGTCGGCTCTCAGCCGGCGGTAGATGCTGCGAAGAGTGAAGATGGGGTTGTGGGTTGGGGTCCGAGAGGAGGCTATGTGTTCCAAAAGGCATTTGTAGAGTTCTTCGTgacggaagatgaagtgAACAGGTTGACGAAAaaagtggagaaggagggtaAAGGGCTTATCACCATGTACGCGGCGAACAGAAAA GGCACCTTCAGGACCAATACTGACAAGGATTCGGTCAATGCTGTCACGTGGGGTGTGTTCCCCGGCCAAGAGATTGCCCAATCCACCATCATTGAGGAAACTTCATTCCTCGCTTGGAAG GAGGAAGCATTCGATATCTGGACTGAATGGTCTCTCCTCTACCCCCGCAACACACCTTCACGCAAGCTCCTTGAGGGCATCGCCAATGAATGGTGGCTCGTCAGCTTGATTCACCATGATTATAAAGATCAAGATGCCTTGTGGAGGTTCTTGTTGGAGGATCTCCAGTAA